In one window of Branchiostoma lanceolatum isolate klBraLanc5 chromosome 15, klBraLanc5.hap2, whole genome shotgun sequence DNA:
- the LOC136420426 gene encoding protein FAM133-like isoform X3: MGKRDTRFSYANPIAMARARGPRPSDGPTIQDYLNRPRPSWEELKQLKEQKSKKGSSSLAAWEEQMNEKFREDLKKHRDKVLASQEGQGSSSSSLSHKKKKEKKKSKKKKKARSPSHTSWSSSDSSPDSDSELEEESSRSDKKPKKRKRKKAETSEGSEDESDTDRSGRDKASTSGRHKKKRKKDKHKKGKRRKEDRNNASDSD; this comes from the exons ATGGGCAAGAGGGACACACGATTT TCATACGCTAACCCCATCGCCATGGCGAGGGCGCGGGGACCACGCCCAAGTGACGGCCCCACCATCCAGGACTACCTCAACAGGCCCAGGCCGTCATG GGAAGAACTGAAGCAGCTGAAAGAACAGAAATCCAAGAAAGGTTCCAGCAGCCTGGCAGCATGGGAGGAACAGATGAATGAG AAGTTCAGAGAAGACTTGAAGAAGCATCGGGACAAGGTGCTGGCTTCACAGGAGGGTCAGGGGTCAAGTTCATCTTCCCTGTcacacaagaagaagaaagag aagaagaaatcgaagaaaaagaagaaagcaaGG TCTCCCTCCCACACTTCATGGTCAAGTTCTGATTCGTCCCCTGACAGTGACTCGGAACTAGAAGAAGAG TCCTCAAGATCAGACAAGAAGCCAAAGAAGCGGAAGAGAAAGAAGGCGGAGACATCGGAAGGTTCTGAAGATGAGTCTGACACCGACAGGAGCGGCAGAGACAAGGCT TCCACATCAGGCAGACACAAGAAGAAACGTAAAAAGGACAAGCACAAGAAGGGGAAGAGACGTAAAGAAGACAGAAACAACGCCAGCGACTCAGACTGA
- the LOC136420426 gene encoding protein FAM133-like isoform X2, whose protein sequence is MGKRDTRFSYANPIAMARARGPRPSDGPTIQDYLNRPRPSWEELKQLKEQKSKKGSSSLAAWEEQMNEKFREDLKKHRDKVLASQEGQGSSSSSLSHKKKKEKKKSKKKKKARSPSHTSWSSSDSSPDSDSELEEEKEHSQRREKKRKKKEKKKKKRRSEPGTDDNSDDEDKLSESSRSDKKPKKRKRKKAETSEGSEDESDTDRSGRDKASTSGRHKKKRKKDKHKKGKRRKEDRNNASDSD, encoded by the exons ATGGGCAAGAGGGACACACGATTT TCATACGCTAACCCCATCGCCATGGCGAGGGCGCGGGGACCACGCCCAAGTGACGGCCCCACCATCCAGGACTACCTCAACAGGCCCAGGCCGTCATG GGAAGAACTGAAGCAGCTGAAAGAACAGAAATCCAAGAAAGGTTCCAGCAGCCTGGCAGCATGGGAGGAACAGATGAATGAG AAGTTCAGAGAAGACTTGAAGAAGCATCGGGACAAGGTGCTGGCTTCACAGGAGGGTCAGGGGTCAAGTTCATCTTCCCTGTcacacaagaagaagaaagag aagaagaaatcgaagaaaaagaagaaagcaaGG TCTCCCTCCCACACTTCATGGTCAAGTTCTGATTCGTCCCCTGACAGTGACTCGGAACTAGAAGAAGAG AAGGAACACTCGCAGCGTAgggagaagaagagaaagaagaaggagaagaaaaagaagaaacgtCGAAGTGAGCCGGGGACAGACGACAATTCCGACGATGAAGACAAGTTATCAGAA TCCTCAAGATCAGACAAGAAGCCAAAGAAGCGGAAGAGAAAGAAGGCGGAGACATCGGAAGGTTCTGAAGATGAGTCTGACACCGACAGGAGCGGCAGAGACAAGGCT TCCACATCAGGCAGACACAAGAAGAAACGTAAAAAGGACAAGCACAAGAAGGGGAAGAGACGTAAAGAAGACAGAAACAACGCCAGCGACTCAGACTGA
- the LOC136420426 gene encoding protein FAM133-like isoform X1, with translation MGKRDTRFSYANPIAMARARGPRPSDGPTIQDYLNRPRPSWEELKQLKEQKSKKGSSSLAAWEEQMNEKFREDLKKHRDKVLASQEGQGSSSSSLSHKKKKEKKKSKKKKKARSPSHTSWSSSDSSPDSDSELEEEKKEHSQRREKKRKKKEKKKKKRRSEPGTDDNSDDEDKLSESSRSDKKPKKRKRKKAETSEGSEDESDTDRSGRDKASTSGRHKKKRKKDKHKKGKRRKEDRNNASDSD, from the exons ATGGGCAAGAGGGACACACGATTT TCATACGCTAACCCCATCGCCATGGCGAGGGCGCGGGGACCACGCCCAAGTGACGGCCCCACCATCCAGGACTACCTCAACAGGCCCAGGCCGTCATG GGAAGAACTGAAGCAGCTGAAAGAACAGAAATCCAAGAAAGGTTCCAGCAGCCTGGCAGCATGGGAGGAACAGATGAATGAG AAGTTCAGAGAAGACTTGAAGAAGCATCGGGACAAGGTGCTGGCTTCACAGGAGGGTCAGGGGTCAAGTTCATCTTCCCTGTcacacaagaagaagaaagag aagaagaaatcgaagaaaaagaagaaagcaaGG TCTCCCTCCCACACTTCATGGTCAAGTTCTGATTCGTCCCCTGACAGTGACTCGGAACTAGAAGAAGAG AAGAAGGAACACTCGCAGCGTAgggagaagaagagaaagaagaaggagaagaaaaagaagaaacgtCGAAGTGAGCCGGGGACAGACGACAATTCCGACGATGAAGACAAGTTATCAGAA TCCTCAAGATCAGACAAGAAGCCAAAGAAGCGGAAGAGAAAGAAGGCGGAGACATCGGAAGGTTCTGAAGATGAGTCTGACACCGACAGGAGCGGCAGAGACAAGGCT TCCACATCAGGCAGACACAAGAAGAAACGTAAAAAGGACAAGCACAAGAAGGGGAAGAGACGTAAAGAAGACAGAAACAACGCCAGCGACTCAGACTGA